GTCCTTCAAATGTGATCCCCGCCAGATACGGGTCTTCAAGCTGAGACCGGATAAATTCCTTATCCGGCCGCATTCCAAAATAATTTCTTTTTTTCAGATATTGTTCTAATTCTTTATAAGTTACTTTTACCTCATCCACTGTGCATACCTTCACTCTATATCCTAATTATTTAAAGCGTTTTTTTAACAGCCATATAAGTGCGGCGGCGGACAGAAAGATTCCTGTGACCGCGTAAGTCAGCGGCGCTTTGTCCCCTGTGAGGATCTTCTTAAGCCCGTTTGCCGCGTCTGTCAGCGCCTGCACCGCTGAATCCAGCGTACCGTCTCCGGAACCTGACGTACCGCCGGCTCCTCCGGACGAGCCTGTGCCGCCCGTCTGTTTCCCCTCCCCGGATGCTTTGGCCGCGGCGGCAGCCGCCTTCCACTGAGCAGTCAGCGTCATGTCTCCCGCAACTGTATCCTGGGCAAAATTCCAGTCTCCGCCCTCGGAGCTCTTCCATCCTGTCAGCACATACCCTTCTCTGACAGGCGCCGCCGGTTCTGGAATGAGGGAACCGTACGGAAGTTTCTGGGCAGCCGGTCCTCCCGTGCCTCCCGCGGCGTCAAACGTCACCGTATATGTATTCGGTTTCCATTTGGCATAAACAGTTGTATTGCCGTCTACAAAATCTTCTTCAAAATCCCACGCGGTCTTGTATTCTGCGTCTTTAAACCACCCTCCGAACACACAACCGTCATGTTCCGGCGCCTCCGGCGCCTCCAGCAGGCTTCCCCAGGGCAGTTCCTTATCTTCTATCTCCGTTCCCCCGTATGTCTCAAAATGGACTTTGTACAGCGTATCAGACCAGTAAGCATAGAGATCCGTGTCTCCGGTCACCTTGTCCCTTTTAAATACCCACTGATGTTCTTTCTGCCAGTCAGGAGCAGTGAACCAGCTGCTGAGTGTCTTATGCGGAATGGCCTTGTCCGGTTTCGCGATATAATCTCCCACCTGGTATACCTTTGTGTACGTGGTGACTTCCTCTTCCTGGCTGTCCTTGTCCTCACGGTAGTGCAGTCTTACGGTGAACTTTTCCAGCTCCCACGCCGCATAGATGGTCATATCCCGGTCTACATACTCGCTCTCCGGGGCAAAGGCTTCTGTCAGCCCCGGGTCCTTGAACCAGCCGGTAAGTTCGTATCCGGTACGCTTCGTCTTAAGCAGCTCTTTATCTACATAAGTTCCATACGTCACCGGTACCGGATCCAGCGGTGTTCCCCCGTTCGTCTCAAAGGATAACGTATATACATCAGGGATCCAGCCGGCATACAGATTCATGTCACCCTTCACCGTATCGGTGCCAAAGTTCCACGGCGTTTTATCCTCCGCCTCCAGATCAGCATACCAGTCGTCAAATTCATAGTGCTCTCTCACCGGATCATTTTCAGGTCTTGTGATCTTCTCCCCGAAATGGACTCCCTGCACAGGCGGGATATTGTTTTCTTCATCTCCGTCGTATGTGACAAACGTCACCGTATATTCATCCCACGTCCAGTACGCATACAGATCCAGCTGCTCGTCCGCGGGCTCTGCTCTCATATCGGCAAACTTCCATTCGCTCTCTGACGCATGATCAGGCGAGGTAAACCACCCGTTCAGCGTATACCCGTCACGGTGCTTTGTCTCCTCCAGACTCTCCAGCATATCTCTGTCAAGAAAATCTCCGTACCTGATGTCTTCTGTGGGAGTCACCGCCACCTCTTCCCCCGGATGCTCTGCGTGCTCCGGCTCATATGTGACATGCAGCGTAACATCGAGGAGATTGCCCTCCCAGCCGGCATACAGTACCATGTCACCGGTCACCGTATCTGCGTCAAAGTCCCAGAGGTGAGTATGCTCTTCATCCGTAAACCAGCCGAGGAAATCATAATGCTCCCGGGCAGGTTCCGCAGGTGCGGATATGTTCTCCCCATAATAGATACCACTCTGATCCGGCGGCGGATTCTCATCGCCTGCGTATGTATGGAAGGACACGGTATACTCATCCCGCTGCCACTGTGCATAAAGCGTTACAGGCTCTTCAACCAGAGTCGCTCCTGCCTCCCCGGAAAATATCCAGTCCGTCCCGTTTCCGTTCACATCTGTATTCCAGCCGAGGAATGTATGCCCCGGCCACGCGTCATCCGTCTCCGGATATGCAGGGGCCTGTACGGTACGGTTGAATACGACCTGCTGCATTTTCTCATTATCTGGAAGCTCCGGTGCGTCCGCAGGGGTCTCAAATTTCACATCATAGACTTCTGCTTCCCACTGTGCTTTAAGACTCACGTCTTCTGTCAATGGTTCATCCATGCCCCACAGCTTTCCTGCCGGCGTGCGCCAGCCGGTTATCTTATGCCCTTTTTTGGTAAACACGTCATCCAGCCCGTCCGCGCCGTACTGCGTCTCCAGGGTACTGCCGTAAGGCACCTGTTTGGGAATCTCTTCCTGAGGAGCGGCGTCCTTATCCCCAGGGTTCAGCACTGCATAGCATGTCTTCTGCCTCCACTTCGCGTACAGGTGGAATTCGCCGTCCGGGTCGATAAGCTCTGTACTGAAATCCCACTTCTTCGCCGGTCTGTCGTCCGTATACCACCCTTCTACTACATACTCCGTAGTCAGTTTATCTGTCCGCTTTGGCTTGGAAGCCGACGGCTCGTCGATCGTATTGCCGAAACCGACAGCCAATGTCGTCGGTGTCACCATTTCTCCTGCATCCGTATCCACATGAAAGGTAACGATCGTGGTCTCTGCCCCCCAGCCGGCATAGAGCGTCATCTTCGCGCCTTTCGCCGTGTCGGAATCAAAGTCCCACTCCTGGGTACAAGCCTTGTCCTTATACCAGTTCGTAAAACGGTAACCGGCCCGCAGCGGCTTCTCGTCCGGCCTGCTCACAAGCCATGTCGCCGGAACGGTCGTCTTTCTCGGCCAGCCTGTGATCTCTTCTCCTCCGGCATTCGGATCAAATGTGACCGTACAGTCCTGAAGCCATACTGCCGTAAGGACTGTCGTCGCCTTTGTAAGCTGCGTACCGCCAGCGCCGAATTCCCACCGTTTTCCATCATCTGTCTGCCAGTACACGAGTGTATAACCCTTATTAATATCACTGCCCGGCTTCCAGCTGTCTGCTTTTTCTATCGTATCCTTATATGCGTACCCGTCCTTTGTCATTACGTTCTGGTTACCTGACCGGTAGATGACCGTACAGGAATCCGGTTTCCATGTAGCATATAACGTCATGTTGTCCCTAACGACCTGGTCTCTGTCGAAATTCCACTTGTCGGAGTCTTCCGCAGAATCCTGTATCCGGTACCAGCCGAGCAGTGTATGCGCGTTCCGCTCTACATCTGCATTCCCAGGCGCTCCGGTTATCAATTCACCATATTTCACTTTTTTACTGCCGTCAAAGATAAGCTTCTCATTCTCTGTCTCATGGAATGTGCCGCCGTTTGCGTGGAATATGACTGTATACGCGACTTCCTGGTCTTTCAGATTCCGAAGTGCGGCAAAGGTATTGCCGGCCCCGGTGAGGTTATAACTGTGCCGCGCCGGCGCAGCCGCGTCTACAAGAAGGTGAGAAGACTGTACGTTTCCGTCAGTTCCGGGAAAATATGAGACATATTCTCCGCCGTCCGCCGTAGTCGACACGGCAAAGGAACGGTGTCCCGCCGGAAGAGTCATCGGATACTTCTCTGTCCTCTTATTTTTATTTTCTGCCTGTATGTTAGTCGGCGCATCCATGGAAACCGGCGTCTCGAGCGTGCCCTGCAGGATCTTGTTTGATATGGAAGAAACTTTTACATTGCATGCCGATTCCTGATCGCTGTATACATGCAGCCTTGCCTCCCCGTCTACCTTGAGCGTGCCGCCCTGCGCATTATCGGTTCCGCTTATGCCGTCTGCTCCCGCGCCGCCGGTGACATCCAGCACGCCTGCACCAGTAATGTTTAGCGTCGCTCCCGGTTCCAGCGTGATCCCCGGCATGTAGCCACTGCCGGACACAAGTGTATCGTCTGTGCCGAGCACGAGTGTGACCGTCGCTCCCGCTTCTATATAAATGCCGCTTTTCTTTGGGGCATCCGGCGTCATGTTTATCTTCATCCCCTGTACCTGAATAGTCGCAGACGCGCCGCTTTTTACGCGGATACCATACTCTCCCGTGTTCCCTGTCACGGTAAACTGTTCGTCTCCCTTCGTTCCGGTGGAAACAACGGTATCCAGCTTATTTTTCTGCTCATAGTCACCGTTTTCCGACAGCGTAATATCCCCTTCTGATATGTCAAACGCCCCCGGCACAGCTCGAACGCTGGAAGCAGTGAGCCTCTCAGACAGCATCACCTGACGTAAGTCCGTTTTTCCCTCCGCCGCATCTTTCAGCGCGCGCAGCGCCGGAGTATCACCCTGCACCAGTTCAATACTTTCCTGCCCGGCGGGGGGCGCGTCTTCCTGTCCGCTCTTATCTATGTTGCCGCCGGATTCTTCTTGCTCCTTGGCCGTCCCGTCCTCCTGCGCCTTCTGATCGTCATTGCCGGTCTCAGCCGCGTTTTCATCCACATGGATCCCGACCGCCAGCGCCTCCCCGGCGCCGGCCGTAAATACAAGTGCGGCGATGGCTCCTGCCATCAATAGTATTTTTAACTTCCTGAAGTTTTTCTTTCCCATATTTCTCACCTTCACTGCATCCGGGCAGCTCCTGTCCTAATCCGCCTCAAATACACTTTCTCCCCGCCGTTCATAGTCCTCGGACATCCTCACCATCGTCTCAAACTTTTCTATCAGAATCGATGAGATACTTACCGCCCTCTGGTAAATAGAATCCAGCATGTACTCCTTGCCATTCTTGATGGCCGTTACCGCCTCATCTCCCAGCTCATGCAGCTCCTGATGCGGCTTCTCTACACTTCCCCATATCTTCAGTATATCTGACTTCTGAGGATTGATCGTATAGTAGAAATGTCCGAATCCACATTTCCTCGGATTAGCCTGAAGCGGCACGATCTCCTTTGTATCTGCTATACTCTTTAATGTGGCGACCCATGTCCGGTGCGCGGAGATCGCCGATTTCATGGATTCGATAAAAATACGGTTATCCAGCCGGTAGAATATATCCTTGTTCATCTTGCCGATGATCTCCGTGCTCGTCTCCATCTTTTCTTCCAGTGTCTGTATCGGCCGTATGACTTTCTCAAGCAGTACATGGTTCAGATCTTCAAGGCTCTGAGTCATCTTAAGCAGGCTGTCTGTCTCTCTCCCGAGATGCTCCATATTCTGGCTCGTCTCATTGATAGAACTGCTGATCTCTTCACTTGTAGCCGCCACCTTGGCGATATTGTCGACGATCTGGTTGATCTCCCGGCCGCTGCCTTCGTTGCGCTCCACCACCTCGGAGACACCTTGTTCTACCTTTTCCAGTGAGTCCACCGTTGTGTTCACACTCTTTACACTTCTGGCCGACGCGATCGTAATATTCTCAAGAGACTTTTCCATATCTTTGATCATCACATTTGTAGCCTCATACAGCTTGTGGATCTCACCGGCAACGACGCCGAATCCCTTACCTGCCTCGCCGGCCCTTGCCGCTTCCACCGACGCATTCAGAGAAAGGAGGTTGATCTGATTGGATATACTGTTGATGCTCCCCACCGCACGCTTCACGTCATCGATCTTCCGCTGCAGTTCTGCCATATCCTGCTTCATTGTCTTAGATTCAACGGACACAACGGAACACGTCTCCTGCATTCCGGCCAGCGCCGCCTTGTTCTCATTCAGGCTTTCCAGCACATGAGCTGAATTATCGGACACCTCGGCCAGCGTATTTGACAAATTTTCATGTTCTGCCATTATCATGGCCGTATGGTTGGATGTGGAAGATAAATCCGCCTGAATATTTGCCCCGACTGAGCCTATCTTTTTGCCATACTTTATTATCCTGTCGCTTTTATCACCCAACTCCAGGTTCAGACTGCTCATCTGGAGTGAAGCATGAAGATTGATGTCAGCAATCGTCTGAAACGCTTTCCTTCCTTCTGTTATCCGTGCGATGATTTTTCTGATTTTATCTGAGCGTGTCCTGGATAATTCCAGCGTATCCAATGCTTTTTCATCTTTTCTTCCCATAACCGTTCCTCCTCATGTGTAATTAAACATTCTTATTAAATATATATCGGCACAAATACTGTAGAAATAAATGATTGTCTCTATTTTGTTCGGGTTTGCAGAGAATATTTTTGCAGCATATACAGCAGAAAAAACGGGGCATAACAGCACTATCATAAAAACAGCATATACAAAGCAGGAAGCCGTTGTACAGCAACACTAATGCTGTACAACGGCTTCCTGCCTTGTCTTATCTAAAATATATTCCGTATTCCTTTCAGATCATCCCCATATTCCTGCTGCATGATATCGGTGAACTTATCCGCGCTCTTATAGAAATACATATCATGTCTTACACACTCCGCAGCCAGGGAGATCATCGGCCGGCTCTCTGTCCAGATCACTTCCGCGATCGTATCGCTTATGATCTGTCCGAATACCACCTCGCTCATGTCTGATACGAGAGTGATCCAGCGGCCGCCCATCTCTGCTTTCTTCTCCTCGCCCATTCCGTGCCTGCAGTATTTTCTAAGAGGTATCGCCTCATCATCTTCTGCGCCGAATATGACGATCCCAAGCCGCAGTCCCTTCTCTTCCAGCTTCTGAATATCATGGAGTATACAGGGAAGGTCCTGTATCCATATCTGGAGCAGCAGCTCTTCTTTCGTCTCCCGGATGATATCCCGGCATTTGGCAAACACATTGCCGTTTGTCCGGATATGCCATATGTAATCCAGATTCGTCTTCTGCGGAAATATGTTCAGCCGCTCCGTCAGGTCAGACAGGACCCCTTTCGTCTCGTCTTCCACCCGCTCCGCCACCTCTGACATCGGAACCGCGGCATATTTATTGTTACTTTCATATTCCGTATAGAGTATAAAACCTTTCGTGATGAGCGACTCCAGAATATTATATATCTTTGAGCGCGTAACGCCGGCCAGCTTACCCGCTTCATATCCCGACAGGCTGCCGTTCTGCAGCAGTGTGAGATAGACTTTTGCCTCCGCGTCGGTCAGGCCGATCTTATTCAATAATATGATCTCATTGTCCATGGGGAATCCTCTCCTGTCAGAAGTTCGACTTTACATACAAGTCTTCCGGCCGTATCTTGTCAGCAACTTCTTCTTTCCAGTTTTCTTTCTCATATTCTTCCACAGATACAGAAATATACTTTTCTTCCATATTCATCTGTTCCATGATGAACGCTTTCGTCTTCTCGGCCAGCTCTTTCTTAACTTCTTCCGTTCGTCCCGGATACATTTTAATGCTGATATGCGGCATGCTGCTTTCCTCCCTTTAGTTCCACTGAGTGCCGACTCCGGCCGCCACTGCTTTTTCGTAGATTTCTTTTGCAGCGACCAGATCCTGTGTCGCCACGCCTACTGTCTCAAATACGATGATCTCCTCGTCATTTTCCCGTCCTGTGACCTTTCCTTTTATGACATCGCCAAGGTCTCCGGTAAAATCGTCTTTTGTGATGATTCCTTCTTCAAGCGGGATAAGGATATCTCCGGATTCAGATAATACTGCTTCCTCAGAATCAAAATATATTTTGGAAGCACGTGTGAGGATACGAGGATCCATCTCCTGCATGTGGTGCTGATAAGCGCCTACACAGCTTACGGTAGCTCCTGCCTTCACTTTCGTTCCATCAAATACAGGTTTGGAGGAAGGAGTGACTGTGATCAGAAGGTCGGCGCCCTCCACCGCTTCATCGGAGGATCTGACCGCCACAATTTTAGTACCGTAATCCTTAAGTTCCTCCTGCATGCGGGCAGCAAAGTCCACGGTACGCTCATAGTTCATATCATACACTCTGACCTCTTCAAGGTCGCGGGCCGCCATCATGGCTTCCAGCTGTGTTGCCGCCTGTCCTCCGGTTCCGATGAGGGCGCCGATCCTGGCATCCTTTCTCGCCAGCACGTCAAACGCCGCGCCTGACGCTGCCCCGGTCCTAAGCTGTGTCACATATGTACCGTCCAGTACCGCGGTCACGATACCTGTGCTGCCGTCAATAAGCAGCACCTGCGCGGGTGAAGACGGAATTCCGTTGTCAATATTATGCGGGAATATGTTGATGATCTTCAGGGATGCTGTGTCCATCTCTTCAACATAAGCCGGCATGAACAAGAAACATCCGTCATGCTTCGGCGCCTGGATATTCGTGCGAAGCGGCGCGTCACACTTTCCCTCCACGACAAGCTGGAACGCTTTCTTATCTGCCTCGATCGCGTCCTTGATCGTAAATACTTTTTTGATATCCTCTCTGGATAATAACAGCATATTTGTTCCTCCTTTTTGTACCAAATTCTTGTTTTAAATTTAGTAACTCCTTTTGGGGTATATTATAATGCATCCCCCGACATATTGTCAATGCATTCACAATATTTTCTTCAGCTTTTGCGGCTCTCAAAATAAATGAACTGGTCTATGGCGTCCAGAATGTCCTGAAAGTCCTCCCGCGCCGCCAGTTCGATATATTTTGTGAGCAGCTCTGTCTCTTCTTCCTTATATCTTCCGTAATATATGTCATAGAGGTTGTGGCCCCTCATGTGGATCTTGATATCTTCTATATGATCCCTCACATCCTCTGCAGTCTCCAGATCCTTTCCGATGATCTTCCTTAACTGTATGCCGCTTTGGATCTTATGAAGATACTCCTTCCACTTTTCAAGAAATGTCTCGTAAAACTCTTCTTCCGTGCCGATCACTCCAAGCTTTACCATAATAGACGGGTTCAGAAAATAATTTTCAAAGGAATAATACTTCAGTATGAGCACATTCTTTTCCGTCACACGGGGCAGCTTATCCACATCTTCTCTGCTGCGCTCCTCGTAGTATCTGCAAAGCTGCCTTTTCAGCGTTTCTCTGTCTTTGCCGTCCCCGTCGCGCACCATGAGAAAGTTGTCTTTCAGGTATATCTGATTCATATACTTCAGATTTGCATACGTTTTAATATTTGTGCAGCTGTTCGTCGTTATGATAGCGATACGCGACAGCCTTCCCTGCTCATCGTAAGTCTCGGAATAATACTTCCTGATCAGAAGGGGCAGTCTGCTCTTATCCTGCTTTCCCTCCACGATAAACACAAAATTGACATTCATCAGGTCATTTGCGCTGTACCCGAGCGTCTCCAGTATAGCGCTGATGTCTGTTCTTTCACACACCTGGGAGCAGCCGTCCCCGTCGAGTACGACCTGGCGTATCTGGCGGCTGTTGAAATTTGTGAGCATATTGGGGGAATGTGTGGAAAATATGATCTGATTATCTCTGGACAGCCGGTACAATATCTCCCCGGACACCTTCTGCAGCTGCGGATGGAGAAAGATCTCAGGCTCTTCCACTATGATCATGCCCGGATTCTGCCCTTCACTCTGGGCATAGGTTTCCAGCAGAGACAGCATGTAGATGCTGCGCATCCCTTTCCCCATATGTGCAACCGGTTTTACCACATTCCGGCTGGGGTCATACGCCTCGGCAGTGACCGAGAGCATCCGTTCTATATCACGGTTCATGGAGAAGCGTATCTCGTCAAGCCCTCCGTTTCTGCTGAAGTTCTCATTTACCCTGCGGGAAAATGCGTCCAGATTCAGCTGATACAGTTTATGATCCAGCAGCTTCGCCGCCTCAAACGCATTCATCTCCTCCGGCTTCTTCTGGTTGATAAGACCGATACAGGCAAAGCAGTTGTTGCACAGCTTCGCCTCGTCAAAGATGCAGCATCCTTTCCGCATCTGTTTCAGCAGACTGTCTTCCTGCAACATAAGAAGTTCTTCCTGAAACTGTCCGAGGCTGCGCTGTGTATCCATATAATAGATCTGCGGAAATATTTCCTGAATGTACGGATTGTTCTTCTTTGTTCCATCGACCCAGCGCACCTTTCCTTCCCGGTTCGCCACATATTCAAAGGTGAGAATCTCACCTGCATAGGAGGGCAGCTTTTTCTGAAAGTCCGAAAGCCACGTCTCATATCTGCGGTACTGGCTGACAGCGCCGCTCCTGTGCAGCCTCCTTAAGTCTTCCTCACAGATTTCCAGACTCATCATTATCTCTATGTTCGGATAGTCCTCCTGAAAGTCCTCCCGGCTTATCTCATAAGAGCCTCCCACCGCGCGGATGGCGTCCAGAACGGCGGTCTTTCCCGTGTTATTTTTTCCAACCAGAATAAGCGCATTCTCGATTCCCTGAATGTGCATGTCTCTTATGGATTTGAAGTTCCTTATTCTCAGATCTGTGATCTGCATATAGCCTCCGCCTCCTGCCCGCTGTTATCTGTAAGCTATTCCACGA
This is a stretch of genomic DNA from [Clostridium] hylemonae DSM 15053. It encodes these proteins:
- a CDS encoding InlB B-repeat-containing protein; this translates as MGKKNFRKLKILLMAGAIAALVFTAGAGEALAVGIHVDENAAETGNDDQKAQEDGTAKEQEESGGNIDKSGQEDAPPAGQESIELVQGDTPALRALKDAAEGKTDLRQVMLSERLTASSVRAVPGAFDISEGDITLSENGDYEQKNKLDTVVSTGTKGDEQFTVTGNTGEYGIRVKSGASATIQVQGMKINMTPDAPKKSGIYIEAGATVTLVLGTDDTLVSGSGYMPGITLEPGATLNITGAGVLDVTGGAGADGISGTDNAQGGTLKVDGEARLHVYSDQESACNVKVSSISNKILQGTLETPVSMDAPTNIQAENKNKRTEKYPMTLPAGHRSFAVSTTADGGEYVSYFPGTDGNVQSSHLLVDAAAPARHSYNLTGAGNTFAALRNLKDQEVAYTVIFHANGGTFHETENEKLIFDGSKKVKYGELITGAPGNADVERNAHTLLGWYRIQDSAEDSDKWNFDRDQVVRDNMTLYATWKPDSCTVIYRSGNQNVMTKDGYAYKDTIEKADSWKPGSDINKGYTLVYWQTDDGKRWEFGAGGTQLTKATTVLTAVWLQDCTVTFDPNAGGEEITGWPRKTTVPATWLVSRPDEKPLRAGYRFTNWYKDKACTQEWDFDSDTAKGAKMTLYAGWGAETTIVTFHVDTDAGEMVTPTTLAVGFGNTIDEPSASKPKRTDKLTTEYVVEGWYTDDRPAKKWDFSTELIDPDGEFHLYAKWRQKTCYAVLNPGDKDAAPQEEIPKQVPYGSTLETQYGADGLDDVFTKKGHKITGWRTPAGKLWGMDEPLTEDVSLKAQWEAEVYDVKFETPADAPELPDNEKMQQVVFNRTVQAPAYPETDDAWPGHTFLGWNTDVNGNGTDWIFSGEAGATLVEEPVTLYAQWQRDEYTVSFHTYAGDENPPPDQSGIYYGENISAPAEPAREHYDFLGWFTDEEHTHLWDFDADTVTGDMVLYAGWEGNLLDVTLHVTYEPEHAEHPGEEVAVTPTEDIRYGDFLDRDMLESLEETKHRDGYTLNGWFTSPDHASESEWKFADMRAEPADEQLDLYAYWTWDEYTVTFVTYDGDEENNIPPVQGVHFGEKITRPENDPVREHYEFDDWYADLEAEDKTPWNFGTDTVKGDMNLYAGWIPDVYTLSFETNGGTPLDPVPVTYGTYVDKELLKTKRTGYELTGWFKDPGLTEAFAPESEYVDRDMTIYAAWELEKFTVRLHYREDKDSQEEEVTTYTKVYQVGDYIAKPDKAIPHKTLSSWFTAPDWQKEHQWVFKRDKVTGDTDLYAYWSDTLYKVHFETYGGTEIEDKELPWGSLLEAPEAPEHDGCVFGGWFKDAEYKTAWDFEEDFVDGNTTVYAKWKPNTYTVTFDAAGGTGGPAAQKLPYGSLIPEPAAPVREGYVLTGWKSSEGGDWNFAQDTVAGDMTLTAQWKAAAAAAKASGEGKQTGGTGSSGGAGGTSGSGDGTLDSAVQALTDAANGLKKILTGDKAPLTYAVTGIFLSAAALIWLLKKRFK
- a CDS encoding methyl-accepting chemotaxis protein; the encoded protein is MGRKDEKALDTLELSRTRSDKIRKIIARITEGRKAFQTIADINLHASLQMSSLNLELGDKSDRIIKYGKKIGSVGANIQADLSSTSNHTAMIMAEHENLSNTLAEVSDNSAHVLESLNENKAALAGMQETCSVVSVESKTMKQDMAELQRKIDDVKRAVGSINSISNQINLLSLNASVEAARAGEAGKGFGVVAGEIHKLYEATNVMIKDMEKSLENITIASARSVKSVNTTVDSLEKVEQGVSEVVERNEGSGREINQIVDNIAKVAATSEEISSSINETSQNMEHLGRETDSLLKMTQSLEDLNHVLLEKVIRPIQTLEEKMETSTEIIGKMNKDIFYRLDNRIFIESMKSAISAHRTWVATLKSIADTKEIVPLQANPRKCGFGHFYYTINPQKSDILKIWGSVEKPHQELHELGDEAVTAIKNGKEYMLDSIYQRAVSISSILIEKFETMVRMSEDYERRGESVFEAD
- a CDS encoding TrmB family transcriptional regulator, coding for MDNEIILLNKIGLTDAEAKVYLTLLQNGSLSGYEAGKLAGVTRSKIYNILESLITKGFILYTEYESNNKYAAVPMSEVAERVEDETKGVLSDLTERLNIFPQKTNLDYIWHIRTNGNVFAKCRDIIRETKEELLLQIWIQDLPCILHDIQKLEEKGLRLGIVIFGAEDDEAIPLRKYCRHGMGEEKKAEMGGRWITLVSDMSEVVFGQIISDTIAEVIWTESRPMISLAAECVRHDMYFYKSADKFTDIMQQEYGDDLKGIRNIF
- a CDS encoding tautomerase family protein, whose product is MPHISIKMYPGRTEEVKKELAEKTKAFIMEQMNMEEKYISVSVEEYEKENWKEEVADKIRPEDLYVKSNF
- a CDS encoding ornithine cyclodeaminase family protein produces the protein MLLLSREDIKKVFTIKDAIEADKKAFQLVVEGKCDAPLRTNIQAPKHDGCFLFMPAYVEEMDTASLKIINIFPHNIDNGIPSSPAQVLLIDGSTGIVTAVLDGTYVTQLRTGAASGAAFDVLARKDARIGALIGTGGQAATQLEAMMAARDLEEVRVYDMNYERTVDFAARMQEELKDYGTKIVAVRSSDEAVEGADLLITVTPSSKPVFDGTKVKAGATVSCVGAYQHHMQEMDPRILTRASKIYFDSEEAVLSESGDILIPLEEGIITKDDFTGDLGDVIKGKVTGRENDEEIIVFETVGVATQDLVAAKEIYEKAVAAGVGTQWN
- a CDS encoding ATP-dependent nuclease produces the protein MQITDLRIRNFKSIRDMHIQGIENALILVGKNNTGKTAVLDAIRAVGGSYEISREDFQEDYPNIEIMMSLEICEEDLRRLHRSGAVSQYRRYETWLSDFQKKLPSYAGEILTFEYVANREGKVRWVDGTKKNNPYIQEIFPQIYYMDTQRSLGQFQEELLMLQEDSLLKQMRKGCCIFDEAKLCNNCFACIGLINQKKPEEMNAFEAAKLLDHKLYQLNLDAFSRRVNENFSRNGGLDEIRFSMNRDIERMLSVTAEAYDPSRNVVKPVAHMGKGMRSIYMLSLLETYAQSEGQNPGMIIVEEPEIFLHPQLQKVSGEILYRLSRDNQIIFSTHSPNMLTNFNSRQIRQVVLDGDGCSQVCERTDISAILETLGYSANDLMNVNFVFIVEGKQDKSRLPLLIRKYYSETYDEQGRLSRIAIITTNSCTNIKTYANLKYMNQIYLKDNFLMVRDGDGKDRETLKRQLCRYYEERSREDVDKLPRVTEKNVLILKYYSFENYFLNPSIMVKLGVIGTEEEFYETFLEKWKEYLHKIQSGIQLRKIIGKDLETAEDVRDHIEDIKIHMRGHNLYDIYYGRYKEEETELLTKYIELAAREDFQDILDAIDQFIYFESRKS